tttaagaaaaataaactaaaagtgAACCAAGCCTGCAGGAACCTCCCACATAGATGCTtctgaatgataaatatattacaaaatttgggtaaatgataaaatacaattttatcagcTTCAGTCCATCATAAATTTTCATAGTGAAAGACCAATATTTTAAATTACTCATTGCTAAGATCTCTATATATTGCTTTTCCCACTAGAAGTTTTCTGCACTAAAACATCTAAACAGAAGTGacttaaagaagataaaaatGAAGAAGCAAGTAATTTGTTCGACTGTCTTCCCTCTCCTTtgcattcttcttctttttcttagtGTTGAAGCACAGACGTGCAGCCCTAGTGGCAAGATCAAAGGGAAAACCCCTCCACCCGGGCAATGCAACCAGGAAAATGATTCTGATTGTTGCAAGGATGGCAAGTGGTACACGACATACAAATGTTCACCCCCTGTATCAAGCCAAACGAAAGCAACACTGACGCTTAACAGCTTTGAGCCAGATGGAGACGGCGGTGCACCATCTGAATGTGACAACCAGTACCACTCCGATGATGACCCTGTGGTGGCACTTTCTACATGGTGGTATAACAACGGAAAGAGGTGTTTGAATTATATCAACATCCATGGCAAGGGAAAATCTGTGAGGGCTAAAGTTGTGGATGAATGCGATTCTACTATGGGATGCGATTCGGACCATGATTATCAGCCCCCTTGCCCTAACAACATTGTTGATGCCTCGAAAGCAGTTTGGAAGGCTCTTGGAGTGCCTGAGAGCGACTGGGGCGAGATGGATATCTACTGGTCTGATACTGATTAATCACTTGATCcatgtttatatttataatgTATGTACTAGAGTAAAGATTTCTTGTGCATCTTAGTTAACATTTATGTTactattaatgtaaaatttatgtatatattatgtattttgaGCCGTAAACTATGTTTTAAATCTTCATTATCTGCTGTATCCTTACTTCTTACTTGCGGGTAATATTCATCAATCTTCTCATCCTACGTAAACTAGGTAACATGTTTCTGGTAAGAACTAACACTGCTAGTTCATGGTTGccttaatttatcaaaaaatttaCCTTACTCGGATTTAGTCACCAGGGCTGGACATAGATAtgcttttctttttcaagattttcatatatttgaaaagtCTTTGGAAGATTATATCTTAGTATTTCTGTGCACACATGTACGTTGTATGTAAGATCTAAAGAAAAACGATTAGTGGAGTTTTTGTTTCACCAGCACAGGGTTTTGGGTGAAGGGATTATAGTCGCAGATGTTGATGGATCAGCCTGCTTTCAAAAAACACCATATGTGCCGACAAGCAGTCTCGATGATAATTCAAGAAAGCAACCGAATCAAATATTGAAAGCTGCTATGACcgtgaacaaagaaaaaaaaaattttctccTATTTGATAAAGACTGGGAAGAATCAACTAAGGAGAGAATTTACAAATGTGGAGGTTGAACTCTCACCAATCAATCTACGTATCTAGTTTGTTACCAGTCAAAGCTCTTCGTTGAACAACTAAAACTACTCTAAATATTGTCCTCCCTTGGCTTCTTTTGTCCCTTTGCGGCCATATTTGGAAAGTtacaacaattaaaataaattgaacagTACCATCAAGTAAGTCGTTGTAGTATAGTGGTAAGTATTCCCGCCTGTCACGCGGGTGACCCGGGTtcgatccccggcaacggcgattatttcttttttttttaatctttctaGCTTTTTTTAGTGATGCAATCAGATAATCTACTTCCCTAAATGCTTATTTGGAGCCTTTTGGGACAGTGAAAAGCAAGATTGTTAAAGCTGCGGCACTCACGCTTAATTCAGAGTTTtacttgtaaaattttatttcatgtttgaACTCTTTCAATTAAGTTTGTTTATGTGATCAACTTCAATCACTGGCGTCTATTAAGCAAGCAACCCTATGCTTCAACAACACTTTGCATCAACAGCCTATGCTTCCACCCCTAGATTAAAAACCAAGTCTCCTAGATCCTTTAATAAGAATCTCAGTTAAAGTTTTTGTTACTATTAATGtaaaagtcatatatatatattatgtattttgagttgtaaattatgttataaattaatCTTCATCGTTAGCTCTATTCTTACTTCTTATTTGGAGAAATTCTTAGTACTTGAATTTAGATGAGTGCTTGATTTGGTTTGTTTTATAGAGGTGTAAATGATGCACGTGTGCTCGAAAGTTGCTTGAGTTAAATTCGAAAAGAAAATTCAACTTCGATTAAGGGATTATCGAGCCAAACTCAAGTTTGTGCAGCTTGAATTATCAAATGAACTAGGTTTCTTTAGGGTTAATGTACCTAAGAGGTCTCTGTATTATATggaatgagtttgaattgaagctAAAATATGTAAATCAGGTGAACGAGCTTACTTTAATAGAGCTTAAATAGAGTTAAAACTTCTAAAATAGTATTTGATTGAGCAAGAGTGGAGTTTTGAACAACAAATGTCAAGTAGAGCTTGCGCTTCTCATTGTTTGAGTACAGCCCTAGTGTTTTACTCTTGTatattcaatattattttttgtttttttcatgaattttgagGATCCTTATAGGATCATCATATGGATCAACATGGTCCATAATTATTGTTTGTAATCAAATGGTCAAGTTTCAACGTACTAAATTACAGTTAAACAGGAAAATTCAAATCCTACTTGGAGTATACAATAGGGGTGGTGATAACACTATTCGTGGAAATCCTAATCTGAGACTAGAGTTTGCCATCCTTTGCAATTTACTTAGGCTTGTTGGGTCTCCTCGTGTATTGGGCCAATTATATGTGCTATCTGATCTTTAAACcaacttatataatttattcaaacctaataaatatattatgctatgtccaaaatattatttattctttgtaattaattaaattaaattaaattaaatatattattttctcaatctaattttaatttcattgaaGTCATGGCAACTTTATGTTAACACTTTTCTTTTTTTGGCACTTCAGAAGTGTCATTTCAACTTTCATTATGTTAACACTATCGTTCCTTTCGTGAATTGCCATTTAAAATAATTGTCTGACAACCAGAGCCCGACATgtaatcaaaaaataaatgtttaaaacttgGGCTGTGAAATTTTggattcaaaattttcaaaaatttttttgatttatttggaatttttacaaaaattgatattttaattttcgtaAAGTGAAACCAAGACTTTGCCGCCAATTCAAGTAAGAATCTTCGAACTTTAGATATGCTTTAGATACTTTTACATTAGTTACTTTAGTACAACTATTTACCTCTAGAGACGGTAGCAAATTAAACATTCTTTAAACTCTGATAAAACTCTAGCTTTAGGATTTTTCATTAAACCTAAGCTCATTCATACAACTTTGAAATTGTAGATAAGATAATAAGTAGGCAAGGTGCACGATGTCATGGTACTCATGCGCGAGGAGCACAAATAATTCCACTTTTGTACAAAACAAGATTCAAACTTGGAAACTAAGGGTAACCTAAGACTTTACCACTGAACCAACAACCTCATTCTTGTTAACAATTAAACAAAGAATATAGATAAACTAGGTGTGACTAGTTAGATATacgaataaaaataacaaaaatttaagtAGAAGGAAACATATACAAGATCTCAAACACAcatctagaacacttaaccattgagcCAGATCGATTTACTTTacacaataaaaaattcaaatattaagaaACTTGGCACGttacagattttttttttaaattttaaagacaacatattttaatgtttatattttagtattctatagtattataaatttaatttttatgtgataaaaattatataatatactaTAGAAGTAAAAATTGAGTTGGGTTTGGCTCAGTTAGGCTAGTCTTAACTCTTCCATAATTtatatgagttaaattttttacCCAAATCTAATTTTCGTGCTTAATATTTGTATATGTAAATATCCAAATCacggacaaaattttaaattttgatctaCCATATCTTCTTCTTGCGAATTAAAACACTATTATATGTTGCTGTTTTACCAGCCCAAGAGTATAAGTGCCCAGTGATTGAGACAAAAGATTATCATGCTAACGAATTTGCAACTTTCATGGAATGGTGTGATTTTTTAGGTGTTCGCGGCCGACGCAAGAGTATCCAGATGAAACCCCATTTCGGTGGTGTTATTGACCGCCTGTGGCGATTGAACATGGATTTGTAAATAATTAGATCTTTTGAGCATGGATTCCATTTATTTCCTACATTTAGATTTGGATTTTAAACtgtattagtttaattttagactTGGTAGTTCGATTTTTTATGATTGAGatgaaaattatgattttgtcttGTTTTTAGGGATTAGTTCAGAGAAATTACGATACCCAATGGGGCATATTGCGACTTTCTGGATAGTTTCGAGAGGGACCAAAATCTTCAGTGGTATCACAATATCCACCTCCTGATATCACAATacccttgaaatttcaaaagTGATACCCGGTTCCAACTTGGGTCACGATATCCAACTTAGGTCACGTGATACCCAGTTCTAGATATCGCAACCTAAAGCCTCTAAATACTCCAAAACTCTTAAACCTTCTCTTATTTCCCCAAAACATTTATTCTAAACCTTTAAAAACTCTTCCCCCAATTAATTTCTCTCTATTTCCCCTTCAAATTTCCTTCGTGTAACATCTCAGATTTAGCTCAACAAAAATGTagatatatatcaaaataaagaATTAACTCAATGGTTAGTTAtttaatgtaaaagcatgaaagtTAGTTTGAGGTCTCTAGTTTAAGTCTCAACTCTtacaaaataaattgatttatgcaaattctcttcttttttttgtggGTTGCCATCCAAGCCTAGTAAACCTAAgcataaatacaattttttatcaaaataatcagcCTCTGAATCCTTTTTTCTTCTACGTTAGCCGTCCCTAACCTCCTCTCCCTCTCTTTatctttactttttttcttttccctttttcctaCATTGTTCACGTTGTCTACACCTCTCCTTTTACCATCTTATTCtttttttgcatcaagattgtaCACCATCTCCTTTACTATATTGCTTCAATTTCCCCCCAAAATAAATTAGCCTTAAATCTGAAATATTGAACTCCAAAATCAATCCCAAACATTGCCAAGAAGGtgtcattgtcgtttctctcaactagtttgggtaagatctcttttctcCTCAATTTATTGGATAATCTTGTCAATTAACAACTAAAATTTCCAGATCTGGAATTCGggatattttaaatgtttttaaaggtatttttccagattttaatgaggtctcaaaccattttaaaattcagcccaaatttcaaccaccatgggtggtggtgcgtaCGCATATGTGTAAATTAGGGGGCTGTTTTGTTTTTTGAATATTTCCCTTTTAAATCCAGCcataatttgagttcttgaacccttcTAATCATCTATTAAACACATTCCAATTATGGGGAAACGTTATTGATCATTTGGGCATTCGAAACTCAAAAATCGAGAAGCGTAAGTGGAATTAAcgtaaaattaattgttgtttcGACATAGTTGTACGGTAAAGGTTATTGGTTGATTAAgtgaaggaatttaatcattattagctacttatttttagtatattatttaattaggtgctgacccaaacacCCCGAATCAACCGTAAAGCCGAAGAACGATCGTACGTACAGTTCGCATCGATACATGCTAAGGAATCGAACTAGTTtgaattcataaaatagttattaacTTGAACATttgtttgaactcataagtgggtaaTTCAGAGTTGgttaaatggtaaattgattgaatttatactaaattttggtttaggattgtataaaggtttattaaggaaaattggaagattcactaGGATGTTGCGagaaagcgaaaaataaggtgtaggtcctaaaattgtaaaatttgtttgataatgataaatttcatgttatatttgataaattagtttGCTGATAGGTTTAACTTAATagccaaaattttagttttgtaaATGGTCGAACCATGTgcgtttcgagccttaaaagattgttGTGTTGGCAACATTACTAGTTTGACTGTATGAACATTTTGCGAAGCTAACAATAGAAACCACGGTATTATAAAAGGGAGTACTTGAAGGTTTTTAACTATCGTTAGGGTAGGTTCGAAATTAAGGTGTCCAATGCGGCCATCctgattcgaccataacgtctaggtcgagtttaAGAGGTTACACTTCGATTAATTgatcaatttcttcttttttctttactttacCTTTTCTTAGTTTTCTTCTTTTGCAAGTATCACACCGTTTTGGCTTAGGGAACACGACACTTCTCTATTAAATCCATTCGACTACAACAATCAATAcggtttaaattttcttttcatttatttattattactttttttcttatttccattttaatgtttttaatttacatattgACTATTTTCCATTGgatattgagtttatttttattgaCTTTAAGTGCGAAAATTAAAAGAATGCCCCCGAGAACGCGTAAATGATCCCGTTCCCACACCGCTTCGATTTTGTCATCAAAATACGATGGTGTTAAATTTGTATAGCAGGAGGCCACGATTTTTTATCAAACAATTCAGGGACGTACGTTCATCCCTGAACATGATTTTGATCCAACCTCCTCGTTTAATGATGAGATATAGGACAATGTACACTTTCATCGTtcggataatttttttattgattccgAAGCAAGCTGCCATTGTACCTGTAGTGCTAGAGTTTTACTCCAATTTAAAAATTGGTCCACACGAGCATGTTCCCAAGTCGTGTGACTCACTATTTATGATTTAGAACCACGCGGATAGAAAACATAGgcatgtgtcaggctgtgtgagccacacgggcaagcACATGGGcatatgccaggccgtgtggcatatCAATAGGATTTGGACCTTAGTTTTGAGGCCATGAGTGTTGTCTAACACAAGCACTGACCTCCACAATGTATTTATGATTTGACTTTAATTATATAAGGACTATCTGATGCTCTGACACTGagatatgaattatataaatgcatgtGTAATGATGGCTCTTAATAATACTGATCTGTATTATctatttatgaattgaattggAATGACTAAACAGATGTCGTTGATATTTGCAATCTGCATTTGTATAGGTTGGGATATTGTGAAGGAGGAAGTAATCTGCTCTGAATCAGTGGCTAAGCCAcaatgcatatatatgaatatggTGCTTTGTTGCATTTCAATCTAGCAGCTAGTCTGCATCTTTGTAAACGTGTTAGACAGAtactttatggtgtgtagggtttgtaataggcccaattagCCCGGGCctgttaaataatataaaaaaccaaaatataaataaagtccAAGTATTAGACTGTTCATTTACATAGCCCAATAAAATACCTAGCCCAGCTAACGAAACCCAAACCCAATTACAAACCCAAATACAAGCCCTAGCCCAACTACCATACGACCCAACACCAGAATAGAACCAGAAACCCTAGCCACATATTGCTTTAGTGCCGCAGCAACTAAGAGCCAGCCTCTGCCCTCGCACGTGCACCACCGCTACGTACCACACCTCCACGCCACGCACCTCCGTACGCCATACCTACAAATGACACAAAAACAGTGtagcaaaaagaaaaatgatgattgtattttttattttgattttattttcttttttttttcggctATAAAACAAAAGGAAGAGCCTTTGTAAGTTTTTTACACAGATTGTatcagaaaattaaaaaaaatcaatcaaaagcaAAAGACTGAGTCTTTTGAAggtgatttttcttttttctttcagtTGTTTTCTGGGTTCTTTCTTTCTGGTTTCATTAATcgcataaaaaagaaaagaaaggaaacaagGGACTTACCTGGTGGCTGGATCTTCGCTTACTCCGTTGTAATCGGAGTCTGGCGGAGATCGAAAGGCCAGAGAGGGTTGGGTCTCCTAGCAACTGGCAGCTAGGTTTTCGGCCATCTCAAATGGCCTGAGGTCGTCCtagttcttttaattttatacaaattgctCGACGACGCCGTTTTAACCTGCTTCTATGGTTTCAAAACGACATCGTATTAGGGGAGAGACCCGATGACCAACCGGAACAAGATTAGATCCGCGCGTTCATCCCTTGATTTTATCTCTCTACTTCAATTTCATCTGTTATTCTTTTAAATTCACCGTGTTTGTTTTGAGTTCTTTCATTTTGGTCTCTGTCGCTGCGTTGCAGTTTGGGAGGCGGAATATTTCCGATATGATCCCCCATGTTTCCTGCGTGCTGCTCCTTGGCCCATCCCTTTATTTTAATTCTGTTTGTTACCTTCTagatttgttttgattttgatctAGTCCTTGAACTTTACCTTAAATTGCTTTAATATACATTACATTGTAATTTACTATGTGTATtgctttacttatttattttaaatttttgtatataatgtctgttttaatatatatatatatccattttatttagtttaatttatttcttattttaggaTTTACCTTCAaattgctttattttattttctattttacttattatatcaattttttataggTTATTTTAATTCACTATGAAAATTATCTATTCCAAATTATTTTcgtgtattattttttaattactttatgtattaaatattttaaaattatcatatatcatTATCTTCATCAAGTATTAtcgttttttaaattattatatatatcattgcTAAAATTTGCGATAtttctcatatttatatatatttccatgttttgaaattttgcattaaaatgttttttatatggtaccattttttatatatgtgtacAGTTATATTTATTCTATATAATGACTTTCGCATTATTATAACCATTAGCCTTAATTTCTTTAGTTGACATgtttaatacatatatttgtttaaatctatctttatatatatttaatttatttctttaaaaaatataccTATTTTAGTATACTTTAAAGTTCATTTACATAttaacatttcatataatattttttttactccgtttattttaatatataatttatttgattctAATTTCCTTTCTTTCCTGCTATTCATTTTTCTATATCATAAAACTTGTTATATTGTATTTATGCTATTTACCATGGTGtttcttttaaaattagcttTTAATCCATTAGCTTAAGATTGTCAATATGATGCgagattattttgtttatttatataatttgtttatttattgtcCATTAGCGAGcattttatttcacaaattaTCATCTCGGGATATACACTATCATTCAATCACATTACATGATTTAAAAGATTATGTTTCATTCAGGCATTAAATCATTCTATTtcgtaaattttcaaaatgcTCGGTGTTCACGATTCTCGAGAGAattatgccctaacttactggctTCAATtattttcgatgaatttagatagccaagtatttattttataataaaaccatataattttgaaataaagccTTTCGGGATTttaaaatgttggatcctaactcactggatatgacgttTTACTACCTCGAACTAAggacttttaaaaataaatgcagTATTTGTTATTTAAGAATTTTGAAATACTATGGGATGCGATTGGTTCTAGCAGTCTTCTCAATTTTTGAATCGAACGCAAGAGTacctggagcagatctggtcataagaaacaaaaaacaagattaaTACGTTGCCAGTCCCCGTCAatggcgccaaaatttgatgcggtcgttgaaagcaccaaaaatatcctatccctagtaaataatgaaaaagaatagtaaaagggaagtagggtcaaatccacagggactggatttgcacaatatcTTGTTCTGTGAAATCTCAGACAGAATCTTGCCTAAGAAGCCTGCgttcctgaaaataaaaaaaacagaattaaaggtttggatctggaaacaaaaaattaaaaaaaaacataattaagaatattgaatcgaaaatttgagaaattaaaaatagaattgagagaaaggaaattcttatgggagattccagcctccaaccactagctccaaggatttagacttatgatttggtggaacctgactctagccaaca
The genomic region above belongs to Gossypium hirsutum isolate 1008001.06 chromosome D05, Gossypium_hirsutum_v2.1, whole genome shotgun sequence and contains:
- the LOC121217972 gene encoding kiwellin-1, with protein sequence MKKQVICSTVFPLLCILLLFLSVEAQTCSPSGKIKGKTPPPGQCNQENDSDCCKDGKWYTTYKCSPPVSSQTKATLTLNSFEPDGDGGAPSECDNQYHSDDDPVVALSTWWYNNGKRCLNYINIHGKGKSVRAKVVDECDSTMGCDSDHDYQPPCPNNIVDASKAVWKALGVPESDWGEMDIYWSDTD